The Bradyrhizobium sp. WSM471 genome includes the window CGGGATCAGCACGCAGCCGTCCTGGTCGGCGACCACGATGTCGTTCGGGAAGACCGCAACGCCGCCGCAACCGATCGGCTCGCCCCAGCCGACGAAGGTCAGGCCGGCAACCGACGGCGGCGCGGCATAGCCGTCGCACCAGACCGGCAGGTTGGTGCCGAGCACGCCCTCGACGTCGCGCACGACACCGTCGGTGACGAGTGCGGTGACGCCGCGCTTCATCATGCGCGCGCACAGGATGTCGCCGAAGATGCCGGCGTCGGTGATGCCCATGGCATCGACCACGGCGATGCAGCCCTCCGGCATCGCCTCGATCGCGGTGCGGGTCGAGATCGGCGACGACCAGGATTCCGGCGTCGCCAGATCCTCGCGCGCCGGCACGAAGCGCAGCGTGAAGGCCGGTCCCACCAGGCGCGGCAGGCCCGGGCGCAGCGGACGCGCGCCGCGCATCCAGATGTTGCGCAGGCCCTTCTTCAGCAGGACCGTTGTGATGGTGGCAGTGGTGATGCCGGCGAGGGTCTTGCGGGCTTCGGGGGACAGCGACATGGAAACAGACGAGCTCCGGATGGGCGGGAAAGAACGCGCGCATCTTGCGGGGTGCGGGCCTTGCGTCAAGGGCCAAGAGGATACCAATCATGCAGGGCCGCAGCGCAGTTATGCGTCGCGATAACAAGGCTTTATCGGCTCCCCCTGCATTAATTTATTGGACTTGCGGGCGCATTTACGCGAAGCAGGAACAAGCGGAGCTCAAGGCCGAGCCCGCGCATCTCCAGAAGCCCGATTTCGACAGCCCATGTCCGCGACGCTTCCCCCGCCCCGCCTTCTGCCCAGTGGCGACAGCGCCGTCACGGTCGAGTTCAGCCGTACCATCGACGACGACGCCAACCAGCGCGTGCTGGCGCTCGACAAGGCGCTCGCAGCAAGCCCGATCGATGGCATCACCGAGTCCGTGCCGACCTATCGCTCGCTGCTGGTGCATTACGATCCCGGCAAGATCGGCTTCGACGCCCTTGGCCAAAAGCTGCTCGCGCTCGCCAGCCAGCCGCTGCCGCCGGCCACCAAGGCGCGCCGCTGGCGTATTCCCGTCGCCTATGGCGGCGAGCATGGCATCGACCTCGAGGACGTCGCGAAGGCGCTGAACACCACGCCCGACGACATCGTCGCGCGCCACGTCGCCGGCGACTACAAGGTCGCCATGATCGGCTTCACGCCGGGCTGGTCCTATCTCAGCGGCCTCGACAAATCCCTGCAAATGTCGCGGCGACAGAATCCGCGGCTGCTGACGCCGGCCGGCACGATCTCGATCGGCGGCATCCAGGCCGGAATCCAGTGCCTGGCGGCCCCGAGCGGCTGGCACCTGCTCGGCCGCACGCCGGTGCGGACCTATCAGCTCCACCGCAATCCGACCTTCCTCACCGAACCCGGCGATCGCGTGACGTTTTTCGCCATCGACCACAAGACGTTCGAGGAACAGGACCGCGCCGCCGAGGCCGGCGAGATCATTGCCGAGCAGGTGGCCGCATGAGCCGGCTCGTGATCGCCAGCATCGGGCCCGCAAGCTCGGTTCAGGACGGCGGACGCCATGGCGCGCAACGCTATGGCCTGACGGTCAGCGGAGCGATGGACCGCCTCTCGCTCGCCGCAGCGAACACGCTTGTCGGCAACGATCCGTTCGCAGCCGCTGTCGAGGTCGGCCCGTTCGGCGCCTCGTTCACCGCCCGCGACGGTGCCGTGCGCGTCGCGATCTCAGGTGCGCCGCGCAAGGCGGACATCGCGGGCAGTCCGGTCGCCATGGACATATCGGTGACGCTGAAAGACGGCGAGACGCTGACGCTGGGTTTTGCTCGCGGCGGTGCGTTCACTTATCTCGCGATCGAAGGCGGGATCAAGGGCGAGCCGGTGTTCGGCAGTCTCGCGGTCAACGCGCGGGCCGGTCTCGGCAGCCCCTACCCGCGCCCGTTGCAGGCCGGCGACGAATTCACCGTCGATGCCGCAAGCGGTGCACCGGACCTGCGCATCGAACTGCCGAAGCCATCGAGCGGTCCGATTCGCGTCCTGCTCGGACCGCAGGACGACGAATTCGACGACGTCAACAAGGCGCTGTTCCTCGACAGCGAGTGGAAGATCTCGGCGACGTCAGATCGCATGGGCTACCGACTGGAAGGTCCCGCGATCAAGCATCTGCATGGCCACAACATCGTCTCCGACGGAACGGTCAACGGAAGCATCCAGGTGCCCGGCAACGGCGCGCCGATCGCGCTGATGATGGACCGCGGCACCTCCGGCGGCTACCCGAAGATCGCGACCGTGATCACGGCCGATGTCGGCCGTCTCGCGCAGACCTCGGCAGGAACGGCGTTCCGCTTCGAGGCGGTCAGCATGGCCGAGGCGCAGGACGAGGCGAGGAAATTTGCGCAGCTGATCCGCAACTTGCCCGATCGCCTGCGCTCCGCCGATACCGTCGCGCTCAACATCGAAGCGCTCAGCGATGCCAATGTCGCGGGCTATGCTGTGAGTGCCGTTGATGCCGGGACCTGGCAGGTCGCGGTGGAACCGTAACGACAAGACGATCAGAGACGGAGAGCACCCCATGAAGACGATCGATCTCAATTGCGATCTCGGCGAAGGTTTTGGCGCGTGGGAGATGGGCAACGATGCCGCCATGATCGACCTGGCGAGCTCGGTCAACGTCGCCTGCGGCTTCCACGCCGGCGATCCCGATATCATGCGCCGGACGGTCGAGCTGGCGAAAGCGCGCGGCGTCTCGGTCGGCGCGCATCCTGGCTATCGCGACCTGCACGGTTTTGGCCGCCATCCGATCTCGGGCCTGAAAGCCTCCGAGATCGAGAACCTCGTCGCCTACCAGATCGGCGCGTTGCAGGCGATCGCGACCGCGGCCGGCCACAAGGTGACGCATGTGAAGGCGCATGGCGCGCTCTCCAACGTCGCCTGCGAGGACGACATGACGGCGAAGGCAATCGCCGCCGGCATCAAGGCGGTCGATCCCAGCCTGATTTTCGTCGTGCTCGCCAATTCGAAACTGGTGAAGGCCGGCGAAGCCGCCAATCTGCCGATGGTGCATGAGGTGTTCGCCGACCGCGCCTATGAGGACGATGGCAATCTCGTCTCGCGCAAGAAGCAAGGCGCGGTGCTGCATGACGCCAAGGCGATCGCCGACCGCGTGGTGCGCATGGTGCAGGACGGCGCGGTGGTCTCGGTCACGGGCAAGGTCATCAAGATGCGCACCGACACGGTGTGCATCCACGGCGATACGCCCGGCGCCGTCGACATCGCGCGCGGCCTGCGGCAGGCCTTGAAGGATGCAGGCATCGAAGTCGCGCCGTTCAAGCGCGGGGCGTGAGGCTTTCAGTCATTCCGGGATGATGCGCAGCATCAGACCCGGAATCTCGAGGTTCCGGGTTCGGCTTCGCCGCCCCGGAACGACAACTTAGAACGGGTGCACCGACAGCGTGCCGAAGACGATCGCGGCGATGACGGCGAAGGCGCTGTACATCGCGGCATGATGCACGCTCGCACCGGTCCGCCGCGAGAGCGAACGCGCGTAGAAGTGCAGCCTGGCTTCCGCCGATAGTTCGCGCATGGTCGATCTCCAACGCCCCATTTGCGGGATTATGAGGGATCGACCGGGGTGGCGAGCAAGAGACCCGCGGAAATAGCGATGCGGGTTCTCTGAAAACCCCGCAACGCAGGAGCAAATTCTCCCTGCCCGCAGGTTCCGAGAATCTTATTCGTTCAAATCCGAGCCAGTTGGAACCGGCTCGGATGACGACAGGACGACAGCTAGTAGACGTCAGCCTGGAACCGGCCCGTCTTCTTGAGCTCGGCGACAAAACTGACGGCTTCGTCGGTCGAGCGCGCCCCGAACTGGGCGACGATATCGACCAGTGCGCGCTCGACATCCTTGGCCATGCGCTTGGCATCGCCGCAGATGTAGAGATGCGCCCCCTCGGCGAGCCACGTCCACAATTCGCGGCCGACCTCGCGCATGCGGTCCTGCACATAGAACTTCTTCTCGCCGTCGCGCGACCAGGCCAGCGACATGCGCGTGAGCAGGCCCGAGGTCTTCATCGCGTTGAGCTCATCCTGGTAGAAGAAGTCGCAATCGCTGCGCTGATGGCCGAAGAACAGCCAGTTCTTGCCGGGCGCACCGGTCGCCTTGCGGTCGAACAGGAAGGCGCGGAACGGCGCAATGCCGGTGCCGGGCCCGACCATGATGATCGGCGTCTTCGGATCCTGTGGCAGGCCGAAATTGTGCGCCTTCTGCACATAGACCTTGAGTTTCTCGCCCTCGGCGATGCGCTCGCCGAGGAAGGTCGAGGCGACGCCGATGCGCTTGCGCTTGCCGATCACGTAGCGCACGGAATCGACCGTCAGCGACAGCCTTCCAGGTGTCGCATTATGCGAGGACGAAATCGAATAGAGCCGCGGCTGCAGCGGCTCCAGCGCCTCCACGAACGCTTCGGGATGCGGCCGCGTGCCCGAGAACTTCTGCAGCGCCGCCATGACGTCGAGCGTGGCGGCGTCGCCATCGGGATCCTCGCCCTGCGCCAGTGCCCGTGCCCTCTCGCGCTGCGCGCCGCCGGTGATGAAGGAGAGCAGTTCGAACAGCGTGTCGGGCGCCGGCGAGAGCGAGACGTCGTCGATCAGCACCTCGCGCAGCGTTTTGCCGTTGACCTTGGTGGTGTGGGAGGCGCCGAGCAACGCGATTACCTGGTCGACGAGACCGAGCTCGTTGCGCGCGAACACGCCAAAACTGTCACCGACGACATAGTCGAGCTTGCTCTCGGAAAGATCGAACTCGACGTGATAGGTTTCCTTCTCCGACTTTCCCTTGTTGAGAAGACGGCGCGACAGGAAGGTCGCCGCAACAGGGTTGTCGCGGGACCGGCCGGGCTCGGCGATCGTCACGGTCACGGCGGGGGCCGCCACCGCATCGACCTTGTCGGACGTCTTGGCCGCCGGCGCCTTGTCCAGCTCTTCGTGCAACGACTTCAGCATCCGCGCGGTTTCCTTGCCGCCGGGGACGCAGAGGTTGAGCCGCGCTTCACTGCGGCTCGCGATCGCCTCCGAATAGTCGTGGCAATTATAGCCGCACTGCCCGCAATCCTGCTGCGCCATCGCCGCCATCATCTTGCGCCGCACGGGACGGCCTTCGGCGAGCTTCATCCGATCGGCGATCGGCATGGTCTGGTCGTGCCAGGGCGCTTCACCGTCATCACCATCACCAGCCTGCATGACAGCGGCGCCCTGCTCCGCCGACAGCGGCGTGGCTGCGTCAGGCGACAGCAACCCGGCAAAGAAGCCGTTCAGCCAGGAGCGTTGCGCGTCGGAGAACGGGGCGCTCGTGGGAATGATGTCGAGTTTCGGCGGAGGGCTGATCTGGTTCATGCGGACACCTGTGCATCGGCAAGCTCGCGCAGCGTTTCGCCGTCATGGCGGCGCGCAAAGGACAGGAAGGTTTCCTCGGGAGACGAGCGATGGGCGATATAGGCCTTGAGCAGCCCTTCGACCGTCTTCGGCGCGTCTTCGGCCTTGAGGTCGTGATAGACCTCCTGCCCGACGTCGGCTTCAGGACCGAAACCGCCGCCGGTGAAGAGATGATAGCCCTCCACCGTGTCCTCCTCGTTTACAGGCACGCGAGCCCCGATCAGGCCGATGTCGCTGATGTAATGCTGGGCACAGGAATGGTGGCAACCGGTGACGTGGATGTTGACCGGCTTGTCCATCTCGACGCGCGGCTCGCACCAGTCGCCGATCTCCGCGGCGTGACGCTTGGTGTTGGAGGCGGCAAAGCGGCAGCCGGCATTGCCGGTGCAGGCGATCAGGCCGGCGCGGATGTGCGAGGCCTCGACCGCAAGCCCGATCTGCTTGATCGCCGCGACGGCAAGCTCGACATTCTCGTCGCGCACCCCTGATATCAGCAGGTTCTGCCAGACGGTCAGACGGACATCGCCGTCGCCGAGGTCCCGCGCCACTTTGGCGAGGCCCCGCATCTGATCACAGCTGATCTTGCCGAGCGTCAGCGACACGCCGATCCAGTTCAAGCCCTCCTGCTTCTGCCTGTGCACGCCGATATGCGCCATACGGTCGGCGGCCGGCCGCGGCGCAAACGCCTCTTCCGGCACACGCGTGAATGGTGTCTTCAGCCGTTCCTCGACCAGCTTGAGAAAGCCGTCATGGCTCATGGCGTCGAGCACGTATTTCAGCCGCGCCTTGTTACGGTTGGTGCGGTCGCCGTGCTCGATGAAGACGCGCACGATGGCGTCCGCAACAGCGGTCGCCTGCTCCGGCTTGACGATAATGCCGGAGTACTTTGCGAAATCCTTGTGACCGGTGATGCCGCCGAGGCCGAGGCGGAACCAGACCCCGGGCTCGACGCCGAAACCGTCCTTCACCTCATACGCCGTGAAAGCGATGTCGTTGGTCTCCTCGAGCACGGCGATCCTGCCGGCACCGTCGAAGGCGACGTTGAACTTGCGCGGCAAGCCATACAACGAGCGATCGTTCAGGATGTGGTAGTGCCACTCGCGCGCATAAGGCCGTGTGTCGATCAGCTCCTGCGGATCGATACCCGCCGTCGGCGTTCCCGTCACGTTGCGGATGTTGTCCGCGCCGGAGCCGCGCGAACACAGGCCGAGGTCCTGAATGCCCTCGATCAGCTTCACGGCGTTCTTCGGCGGGATCTCGCGAAGCTGAAGATTGGCGCGCGTCGTGACGTGGCTATAGGGCCCGCACGTTTCATCGGCAAGATCGGCAAGGCCGGCCAGCTGCCAATGCTTCATGATGCCGTTCGGAATGCGCAGACGACACATGTAGGAGTCCTGCGTCGGCGCGACATAGAAGATCCCGTAATATCGCCAGCGGAAATTGTCCGCCGGGCTCGGCGGCGCATTATCGAGCGCCTGCTGGCGCAGACGCGGATAGGCATCGAAGGGATGCTCGTCGCGCTTGACCTTCTCCTGGTCGGCGAGCTTCTTGCCCGCGGCGATGACCTTGTCCTGCGCCTTGATGTGCACGGCATCGGGACCGGTGGGCTCGGCGTTCGCCTTGCCGGCGCCGCCGCCGAGACCGCGACCGACGCGGCTGATCTGCAGACCGGTCGTGAAGCCTTCGAGATAGCGTTTCTGGTCGTCGGTAAAGTCGACTGAGACGGTGTCGAGTTTCATGGTCAGTAACGAAGCTCCTGCGGCCACCTAGGTGGTATCGACGGAAAGTGCACGACCCGCGAGGAGCTCGGCTGGCTCGAAAGCCGGCTGTGCGCCCAACGGTCCGATCAGCTTCGTTGCTGGGGACTGGCGCAGCAGGCATCTGTGACAGGCTGGCCGCACTGCAACATTCAAGTTGCGTGCCAGCTTCGATGAAATGAAAATGTGTGTAGGATCAAGCAATTAAGAGCGCAAAGGGAACTCAGGGTTCTGGAGCTCTTCCGAAATTCGAGCAGTCGGCCTAAAATTTAGACTCGGATCTCCAGCGCTCAAAAACGATGCAGGCCCGAATCACACCTTCCAGCGGCCCACCTCGAAGGCTTCGAGATGCCCCCGAATATTGGCGGGATCAAAGGCGGGGCCGGCGAATGCGCCGAATGCCGCGGGGGCTTGGGCGGGCGGCCGGCGGCCGAGAGCGCCGTCGTAGAGATCGGGCCTGAACACGGCCATCGCCGTCTTGACGCCGTCGGGCGTCAGCGTCGTCTGCCCCCAGCGCACCATCTGCGCATAGAGCCAGGCGGCCTGGACCGGATCGGGGCGCCCTGCTTCCTCGCGTCCCACCAGAAGGTAGCTGCCGCTCTCGCGAAAGGTGCCGTCCGGCGAAACCTTGAGGCGTCCCGTGAGGGTGCGCTGAATGACTTCGGCATCGACGCCGATCCGCTCCGGCTGCGCCAGGATCCGCGCCGCTTCGGTCCGGTTTTCCGGGTGCTCGATGAACTCCGCGGCTTTCACGGCCGCGCGCACCAGGCGAGCGACCACGTCGGGATTCTTGTCGGCCCAGACCTGGCGGAGCGCCAGCACCTTCTCCGCCGCATGGGCCAGGATGTCGGAGACGAAATGCAGGATGTGGCCGATCCCGAGATCGACCGCGATCGAATTCCAGGGCGCGCCGACGCAGAACGCATCGACATGCCCATTGGCGAGACTGTCGACCATATAGGGCGGCGGCAGCACCACCAGCCGCACGTCCTCGTCGGGATCGACGCCGGCCGCCGCCATCCAGAACCGCAATTGATAATTGTGGGTCGAGAAGGGGAAGGTCATGCCGAAGTTCAACGGATCGGCGCCCGCTTTGCGCCGCTTGGCGACCACGCGCGCCAACGCTTTTGCCGTGGCGAGCGGATCGAAGCGGTCGCCGTCGATCTCCTCCATCAGCGCGGCATGAAGCGCCGGCGAGACTGTGATCGCGTTACCGTTGATGCCGAGATTGAAGGGCGCCGCGATCGGCACCTTGACGTGGCCGAGACCGAGCGAGGACGCAATCGCGACGGGCGCGAGCAGATGCGCGGCGTCGAACAAGCCGATATTGAGCTTGTCGCGGACGTTGGACCAGGAGACCTCGCGGACCAGTTCGACCTGGAGCCCTTCGGCCGCGGCAAATCCCTTGTCGACGGCAACGATCAGCGCCGCGGCATCGACCAGCGGAATGAACCCGATGCGGAGGGGAACGGTCATTTCAGCATCTCCGACGCGGTGATGATCGACTGGGCGATCTCGCCGATTTTCTTCTTCTCGCGCATCGCGGTGGAGCGCAGCAGCACATAGGCCTCGTCCTCGGTGAGGCCCTTCACCTTCATCAGGATGCCCTTGGCCTTTTCGATGACCTTGCGATCCTCGAGCTGCGACTTGGTACGCTCCAGTTCCTCCTGGAGCTTTGCGAAGGCATTGAAGCGCGACACGCACAGGTCGAGGATCGGCTTGATGCGCTCCTTCCTCAGCCCGTCGACGATATAGGCGGAGACCCCCGCCTCGACCGAGGCCTGGATCGAGGATGAATCGCTCTGGTCGACGAACATCGCGATCGGCCGCTTCACGGCGCGGCTGACCTGGAACATCGCTTCCAGCACGTCGCGGCTGGGGTTTTCCAGATCAATCAGGATGATGTCAGGGTCGACCGCATAAATACGGGCGAGCAGGCTCTGCATCTCGCTGATATGGACGATCTGCGTGAATCCAGCCTCACGCAACCCTTCTTCGAGGATCGCAGCCCGGATCGGGCTTTCGTCGACGATCACGATTTTGGGCGACTGTTCGGCGCTCATTGCTCACTCACCACCAGCGATTCATCCATAGCATGCCCGCCGGCCATGCAAAGGGTTGTAATTATGGGCAATTGGGACTAGCTCAACCCTGTCAATCAGGCAGATTTGGATATGGATCAGACGGCTGCGCCCAAGGTCAGCTTCGTGTCGCTCGGGTGCCCCAAGGCATTGGTGGATTCCGAGCGCATCATCACGCGTCTGCGCGCCGAGGGCTACGAGCTCGCCCGCAAGCATGACGGGGCTGACATCGTCATCGTCAACACCTGCGGCTTCCTCGACAGCGCCAAGCAGGAATCGCTCTCGGCCATCGGCGAGGCCATGGCCGAGAACGGCAAGGTGATCGTAACAGGTTGCATGGGCGCGGAACCCGAGCAGATCGAGCAGGCCTATCCCGGCGTGCTCTCTATCACCGGCCCGCAGCAATACGAGAGCGTGCTGGACGCCGTGCATCGCGCGCTGCCGCCCGCCCACAATCCGCATCTCGATCTGGTGCCGCCGCAAGGCATCAAGCTGACGCCGCGGCACTACGCCTATTTGAAAATCTCCGAGGGCTGCAACAACCGCTGCACCTTCTGCATCATTCCGAAACTGCGCGGCGACCTCGTCTCGCGACCGGCCAACGACGTGCTGCGTGAGGCCGAGCGCCTGGTCGGCGCCGGCGTCAAGGAGCTGCTGGTCATCTCGCAGGACACCTCGGCCTACGGCATCGATCTCAAATACGCCGAGAGCCCGTGGAGGGATCGCCAGGTCCGGGCCAAATTCATCGACCTCGCGCGCGAGCTCGGCGAACTCGGGGCCTGGGTGCGGCTGCAATATGTCTACCCCTACCCGCATGTCGACGAGGTCATCGCGCTGATGAACGAGGGCAAGGTGCTGCCCTATCTCGACATCCCGTTCCAGCACGCAAGCCCCGAAGTGCTGAAGGCGATGAAGCGTCCGGCGGCGCAGGACAAGACGCTGGCGCGCATCAAGCGCTGGCGCGAGCAATGTCCCGATCTCGCTTTGCGCTCGACCTTCATCGTCGGCTTCCCCGGCGAAACCGATGCCGATTTCGCGTATCTGCTCGACTGGCTCGACGAAGCAGAGATCGATCGGCTCGGCTGCTTCAAATACGAGCCGGTCGCCGGCGCCACCGCGAACGCGATCGAGAATCCCGTGCCGGAAGAGATCAAGCAGGAGCGCTACAACGCGCTGATGGCGCGCCAGCAGAAGATTTCCGCGCGCAGGCTGAAGCGCAAGGTCGGCACGCGGCAGCAGATCATCATCGACGAGGTCGGCCCGACCGTCTCGAAGGGCCGCTCCAAGGCCGATGCGCCCGAGATCGACGGCGCCGTCTACCTGTCGAGCCGCCGCCCCTTACGCGTTGGCGAGATCGTCACCGCGAAGATCGAACGCGCCGACCAATATGACCTGCACGGCAGCGTCGCAGGCTTCTGAGATTCCGGCCGCGGCACGCCGGCAAGACCGGCGCGCCTCAGGCATTCCACCCGCCGGCGTTCAGGCTGGGCGTGCCGAACTACGAGGTCATGTCGCTTCTCCGGACGCCTGCTGTTCGTCACGTGCGGCGAACACCTCCTTGGCTGCGAACAGCCCGTTCAGCGCCGCCGGGAAGCCCGCATAGACGGCCATCTGCATGATGATCTCCACGATCTCGTCGCGAGACAGCCCGACGTTCAGACCCGCCTCGAGATGCACCTTGAGCTGAGGCGCGGCATTTCCGAGCGCCGTCAGCGCCGCGATCGTGGCGATCTCACGATCGCGCAGGCCGAGGTCCGGGCGGCAGTAAATGTCGCCGAACGGAAACTCGATCACGTATCGTGCGAAATCCGGAGCGATGTCAGCGAGTGAAGCGACGACCTTTTCGCCGGCACTGCCGTCAATGCGTGACAGGGCCCGCTGGCCGCGATCGAAGCGGCTTTCGTCTTGTGTCTGGGCGTGCGTCATTTTCCTTCGTCCTCTGTTCGTCGCTGGCATAGCCGGCGATCT containing:
- a CDS encoding ANTAR domain-containing response regulator → MSAEQSPKIVIVDESPIRAAILEEGLREAGFTQIVHISEMQSLLARIYAVDPDIILIDLENPSRDVLEAMFQVSRAVKRPIAMFVDQSDSSSIQASVEAGVSAYIVDGLRKERIKPILDLCVSRFNAFAKLQEELERTKSQLEDRKVIEKAKGILMKVKGLTEDEAYVLLRSTAMREKKKIGEIAQSIITASEMLK
- a CDS encoding NirA family protein; amino-acid sequence: MKLDTVSVDFTDDQKRYLEGFTTGLQISRVGRGLGGGAGKANAEPTGPDAVHIKAQDKVIAAGKKLADQEKVKRDEHPFDAYPRLRQQALDNAPPSPADNFRWRYYGIFYVAPTQDSYMCRLRIPNGIMKHWQLAGLADLADETCGPYSHVTTRANLQLREIPPKNAVKLIEGIQDLGLCSRGSGADNIRNVTGTPTAGIDPQELIDTRPYAREWHYHILNDRSLYGLPRKFNVAFDGAGRIAVLEETNDIAFTAYEVKDGFGVEPGVWFRLGLGGITGHKDFAKYSGIIVKPEQATAVADAIVRVFIEHGDRTNRNKARLKYVLDAMSHDGFLKLVEERLKTPFTRVPEEAFAPRPAADRMAHIGVHRQKQEGLNWIGVSLTLGKISCDQMRGLAKVARDLGDGDVRLTVWQNLLISGVRDENVELAVAAIKQIGLAVEASHIRAGLIACTGNAGCRFAASNTKRHAAEIGDWCEPRVEMDKPVNIHVTGCHHSCAQHYISDIGLIGARVPVNEEDTVEGYHLFTGGGFGPEADVGQEVYHDLKAEDAPKTVEGLLKAYIAHRSSPEETFLSFARRHDGETLRELADAQVSA
- the pxpB gene encoding 5-oxoprolinase subunit PxpB, which translates into the protein MSATLPPPRLLPSGDSAVTVEFSRTIDDDANQRVLALDKALAASPIDGITESVPTYRSLLVHYDPGKIGFDALGQKLLALASQPLPPATKARRWRIPVAYGGEHGIDLEDVAKALNTTPDDIVARHVAGDYKVAMIGFTPGWSYLSGLDKSLQMSRRQNPRLLTPAGTISIGGIQAGIQCLAAPSGWHLLGRTPVRTYQLHRNPTFLTEPGDRVTFFAIDHKTFEEQDRAAEAGEIIAEQVAA
- a CDS encoding ribonuclease activity regulator RraA: MSLSPEARKTLAGITTATITTVLLKKGLRNIWMRGARPLRPGLPRLVGPAFTLRFVPAREDLATPESWSSPISTRTAIEAMPEGCIAVVDAMGITDAGIFGDILCARMMKRGVTALVTDGVVRDVEGVLGTNLPVWCDGYAAPPSVAGLTFVGWGEPIGCGGVAVFPNDIVVADQDGCVLIPQAMLDHVLNEGVEQERMEAWIVNEVNNGAVLPGLYPMNAETKARYAASKK
- a CDS encoding carboxymuconolactone decarboxylase family protein encodes the protein MTHAQTQDESRFDRGQRALSRIDGSAGEKVVASLADIAPDFARYVIEFPFGDIYCRPDLGLRDREIATIAALTALGNAAPQLKVHLEAGLNVGLSRDEIVEIIMQMAVYAGFPAALNGLFAAKEVFAARDEQQASGEAT
- a CDS encoding CmpA/NrtA family ABC transporter substrate-binding protein, which encodes MTVPLRIGFIPLVDAAALIVAVDKGFAAAEGLQVELVREVSWSNVRDKLNIGLFDAAHLLAPVAIASSLGLGHVKVPIAAPFNLGINGNAITVSPALHAALMEEIDGDRFDPLATAKALARVVAKRRKAGADPLNFGMTFPFSTHNYQLRFWMAAAGVDPDEDVRLVVLPPPYMVDSLANGHVDAFCVGAPWNSIAVDLGIGHILHFVSDILAHAAEKVLALRQVWADKNPDVVARLVRAAVKAAEFIEHPENRTEAARILAQPERIGVDAEVIQRTLTGRLKVSPDGTFRESGSYLLVGREEAGRPDPVQAAWLYAQMVRWGQTTLTPDGVKTAMAVFRPDLYDGALGRRPPAQAPAAFGAFAGPAFDPANIRGHLEAFEVGRWKV
- a CDS encoding LamB/YcsF family protein, with amino-acid sequence MKTIDLNCDLGEGFGAWEMGNDAAMIDLASSVNVACGFHAGDPDIMRRTVELAKARGVSVGAHPGYRDLHGFGRHPISGLKASEIENLVAYQIGALQAIATAAGHKVTHVKAHGALSNVACEDDMTAKAIAAGIKAVDPSLIFVVLANSKLVKAGEAANLPMVHEVFADRAYEDDGNLVSRKKQGAVLHDAKAIADRVVRMVQDGAVVSVTGKVIKMRTDTVCIHGDTPGAVDIARGLRQALKDAGIEVAPFKRGA
- the rimO gene encoding 30S ribosomal protein S12 methylthiotransferase RimO, yielding MDQTAAPKVSFVSLGCPKALVDSERIITRLRAEGYELARKHDGADIVIVNTCGFLDSAKQESLSAIGEAMAENGKVIVTGCMGAEPEQIEQAYPGVLSITGPQQYESVLDAVHRALPPAHNPHLDLVPPQGIKLTPRHYAYLKISEGCNNRCTFCIIPKLRGDLVSRPANDVLREAERLVGAGVKELLVISQDTSAYGIDLKYAESPWRDRQVRAKFIDLARELGELGAWVRLQYVYPYPHVDEVIALMNEGKVLPYLDIPFQHASPEVLKAMKRPAAQDKTLARIKRWREQCPDLALRSTFIVGFPGETDADFAYLLDWLDEAEIDRLGCFKYEPVAGATANAIENPVPEEIKQERYNALMARQQKISARRLKRKVGTRQQIIIDEVGPTVSKGRSKADAPEIDGAVYLSSRRPLRVGEIVTAKIERADQYDLHGSVAGF
- a CDS encoding sulfite reductase subunit alpha; amino-acid sequence: MNQISPPPKLDIIPTSAPFSDAQRSWLNGFFAGLLSPDAATPLSAEQGAAVMQAGDGDDGEAPWHDQTMPIADRMKLAEGRPVRRKMMAAMAQQDCGQCGYNCHDYSEAIASRSEARLNLCVPGGKETARMLKSLHEELDKAPAAKTSDKVDAVAAPAVTVTIAEPGRSRDNPVAATFLSRRLLNKGKSEKETYHVEFDLSESKLDYVVGDSFGVFARNELGLVDQVIALLGASHTTKVNGKTLREVLIDDVSLSPAPDTLFELLSFITGGAQRERARALAQGEDPDGDAATLDVMAALQKFSGTRPHPEAFVEALEPLQPRLYSISSSHNATPGRLSLTVDSVRYVIGKRKRIGVASTFLGERIAEGEKLKVYVQKAHNFGLPQDPKTPIIMVGPGTGIAPFRAFLFDRKATGAPGKNWLFFGHQRSDCDFFYQDELNAMKTSGLLTRMSLAWSRDGEKKFYVQDRMREVGRELWTWLAEGAHLYICGDAKRMAKDVERALVDIVAQFGARSTDEAVSFVAELKKTGRFQADVY
- a CDS encoding biotin-dependent carboxyltransferase family protein, with product MSRLVIASIGPASSVQDGGRHGAQRYGLTVSGAMDRLSLAAANTLVGNDPFAAAVEVGPFGASFTARDGAVRVAISGAPRKADIAGSPVAMDISVTLKDGETLTLGFARGGAFTYLAIEGGIKGEPVFGSLAVNARAGLGSPYPRPLQAGDEFTVDAASGAPDLRIELPKPSSGPIRVLLGPQDDEFDDVNKALFLDSEWKISATSDRMGYRLEGPAIKHLHGHNIVSDGTVNGSIQVPGNGAPIALMMDRGTSGGYPKIATVITADVGRLAQTSAGTAFRFEAVSMAEAQDEARKFAQLIRNLPDRLRSADTVALNIEALSDANVAGYAVSAVDAGTWQVAVEP